GCCTCCTGTTCACGTCGCTGCCCTGATGAGTGACGACGAGCAGGCGATTCGCGAGCTTGTCGCGACGTGGCATCGCGCCACCGCGGCCGGCGATCTGCAGCGGATCCTCAGCCTGATGACCGAGGACGCCGTCTTCCTGACGCCTGGGCGGCCGCCGATGCGCGGCAAGGATGCATTCGCGGCGGGCTTTCGGACCTTGATTCAAACCCATCGAATCGAATCCACGGGCACCATCAAGGAGATCCACATCGCCGGGGACTGGGCCCACTTCTGGGCCCAGCTATCGGTGACCACGACCCCGCTGAACGGGCCGCCGACGCGCCGCTCGGGGCCCACGCTCACGATCGTGCGGAAGCAGGCGGACGGCGTCTGGGTCCTTGCCCGCGACGCCAACATGCTGACTGTCGAGACCCCCGCGTAGACCCCAGCGGATTCCGACGCGTGGTAGCATGCGGGGATGCGCCCCTGGATCCCATCTACCCAATGAGGAGTCGAGGATGAAACGGACGATCGCCTGGATTCCGCTTCTGCTCTTGGCCGGCGCGTGCGCGCACGTCGACTACGTCGGCAAGACCTACCCGCCCACCACCAAGGTGGAGGTCTTCTTCTCGGAAGAGGACGTGGTCGAGCCGTACGAGATCATGGGGCGGGTCGTCGCCACCGCGAACGACATTGTCAGCTCCGAGAAGATCCAGGACCAGATCATGGAGAAGGCGCAGAAGAAGGGGGCCGACGCCGTGGTGATCACGGGCCTCGAGCGCTATAAGAGCGGGGAGACGACGAACTACAGGGAGACGACGAGGGAAAAGAGGCGCGGGGTCACGACCACGTCGGGCGGCTCCACGACCCAATCGGAGCACGAGAAGTCGGTCACCGCGCTCTTCCTCAAATACAAGTAGGGTCGATCGCGCGTCAGTCCTTCCGGGCGTCGACGAGCGTCCAGCGGATCGTAGGGGCCGCGGCTGTGCCCTTTCCGCCTGGCTCGACGTCGTAGCGCAGGACCGCGTGGACGAGGTAGTGCCCGTCGTCCCCCGGCGCGTAGACGTACCCCCCAGGCAGGAACACCATCCCGTCCTTGTCGTAGAACGCCATTCTTCCCCCGAGAACTCCCTTGAAGGGAAGCAGCTCGCCTTGCCTCGAGAGGTCGGCTTGGAGCGCGGGGACCGGGTCCGACAAGCCGAGCTTCTTGAGCCGCGCCAGCTCGAGATCGTCCAGCAAAACCCGCTGGAACGGAGGCCGGACCGAGAGCCGCTCGACGCGGGCGGCGCGCCGCTCCGCCGATTGCCACCGGATCCCGAAATAGACCGCCGCGGCTAGACTCAAGACGAGCGCCGCTAGAAGCGCCCTGTTTCCACGCATCGAATCCTCCCTGGATTGGGTTGTCCGAGGCCCCTGCCCGGCAACTCCGGAGGCATCAAGGGCGCAGCACCAGGACGATCTCCGCGATCCAGACTCCGATCAGCGCCTCCCAGATGACCGCGACGGCCGCGTACGTTTTCCAGCCCGGTTTCGCCGGACCGGTAGGCCCCCCGGCAAGCCATTGGGCCGCGAAGAGCACGAAGAACGGCATGAGAGGGAAATGATACCGGCCGCCGCCGAAGAAGACGAAGTAAACGGCCAGGGAAGTGCCGAGGAACGCGAGGAAGTACGCCCGAGTGGGGCCGCGCGGCTGGGTGAAGAGGCCAAGGGTCCCCAGAAGCATGGCGAGGGCGTAGGGGCCGCTCACGGCCGCGTGAAGCCACAGCGGGAGCGAACGGTACTTCTCACGCAGAGGAGTCGAACGGTCGCCGGGAGATCGGTGGAATGCCCACACGATCATCCCGCCCTCGCTCCCGAAGACGTGCGCCAACTTTCCGAATCCGTTCCGAAGAAATCGCAGCGGGTCCTTCCCGATGTACCCGAGCGCACTCGAGATCTCGCCCGCATCGCGCTCGGCTTCAGCCGACTCCGGCGGAATCATGGAGGGAGGAATCTGCCCCGTGTATCCCCCGGTCGCGTTGGGGTTGTTTCCGATGAGGAGGTTTGCGCCGATGCTTGTCGCGGGCGTGGGATAACCGACGACGATCCAGTTCCGGACGAGCCATGGGGAGATCACGAGCAAGGCCCCCAGAGTGAGCAACGCGAAATGGGTCGGCCGGAGGCGATCGACGAGCGCCGCGAACGGAAGCGCGATGAGGAGCAGGAGCGCCATCGGCTTGAGGAGCACGAGGAGCCCGACCATAGCGCCAAGGAGAAGGCTTCCTCGTCGGTCGGCGAAGACGCCGCGCATCGCGAGCACCGCCCCCACGAGCAGAAGGGTCGTGAACACCGTTTCGGGCAGGAGGAGATCGGCATAGAGGATCGAGGGGGGATAGAGCGCCCAGGCTCCCGAAGCGCAGAGGCCGGCGCGTCCTCGACCTGCGAGGAGCCAAAGCATGAGGGCCGAAATGCCGCCCAGAGCGGCCTGGGCCAGGTGAACCGCCCATGGGCGGCGCCCGCCGATGGCGTAAACCCCAGCGACCAAACCAGGATAGCCGACGGGCCGGTAGGCCGTCGGCCGGCCGTCGTCGCTGTAGGTCCCGGTGGCGGCGAGCGTCGATCCGAGCCGGTCGTAGTCGACCTCGTCCGAGAAGAGGGGCCGCTCGTGTACGGACACGAATACGATCCGAACCAGGAAGGCGAGCGCCGCGATCATGATAGCGGCGCGGGAGATCGGGTTCAGGGACGCCGTGCGATTCATGGAATCTCCGAGCGCATAGCGGAATCTTAGGACGGAGGTATAGAAATCAGCCGCGCCTTGTGGTAAAGTACCACTAGTTGCCGCAGCAAACGTGACCGCGGCGAAAGCACCCTTCAAACTAGTTCCGAGAGACTAGAAAGGGGCGTACGGTGAAGGACACCCCTTTCCGGTTCCGGAAGGGGATTTTTTATGCCCGCCGGTGAATCCGTGGAACAGGTCCGCGAAAAGGCCGAGATCATCGACGGCGAGGGATTGCGTCGTGCGATCAGCCGGATCGCGCACGAGATCATCGAGAAGAACGGCGGCGCGAAGGACCTCGTCCTCGTCGGAATCCGGCGGCGGGGCGTCCCGCTGGCCCACCGGATCGCCGCCAGGATCCGCGAGTTCGAGAACGTCGAGATTCCGGTCGGCGCGCTCGACATCACGCTCTACCGCGACGACCTCCAGACGATCGCGCATCAGCCGGTGGTCGGCCCGACCGACGTTCCCGTCGACATCGACGAGAAGGTGGTCGTCCTGGTCGACGACGTGCTCTTCACCGGAAGGACGGTGCGGGCCGCGTTGGACGAGCTGATCGATCTCGGCCGTCCCCGCGCGATCCATCTGGCCGTCATCGTCGATCGCGGACACCGCGAGATCCCCATCCGCGCGGATTACGTCGGGAAGAACGTACCCACCTCGCGCCGCGAGGTCATCATGGTGAAGGTCCAGGAGATCGACGGTCACGACGGCGTGTCGATCGGGGAGATGCTGTCATGACGGGCCATCGAAAGGATCTGCTCGGCCTCGAGGAATTGAGCGCGGAAGAGATCGTCTCGATTCTCGACACCGCCCGCACCTTCCGGGAAGTGCTCGACCGGCCGATTCCCAAGGTGCCCTCGCTCCGCGGGATGACCGCCGCCAACCTCTTCTTCGAGCCGAGCACGCGCACGCGCCTCTCGTTCGAGCTGGCCGAGAAGCGCCTGAGCGCCGACACGGTGAGCTTCCAGACGAGCGGCTCGAGCGTCTCCAAAGGGGAGACCCTCCGCGACACGGCACGGAACATCGAGGCGATGGGGATTCACCTGGTGGTGATCCGTCACCAGTCTTCCGGGGCGCCGCACTACCTGGCCCGGCATCTCGAGGCGGGCGTGATCAACGCGGGCGACGGCACGCACGAGCATCCCACGCAGGGGCTTCTCGACATTTTCACGATGCGCGAAAGGCGCGGGCGGATCGCGGGGCTCCAGGTCGCGATCGTGGGCGACGTCATGCACAGCCGCGTCGCGCGCTCCAACATCTGGGGGCTGACGAAGCTCGGTGCCCAGGTCACGATCGCGGGCCCGCCGACGATGATGCCGGCGGAAGTGGAGCGGTTCGGGGTTCGCGTCGCGAAGAGCGTCGAGGAGGCGATCGAGGGGGCCGACGTGGTCAACATTCTCCGCATCCAGCTCGAGCGCCAGCGTGGAAGCCTCTACCCCTCGCTCCGCGAATACGCGCGGGTCTACGGCGTGACGAGCGAGCGGCTGCGCCGCGCCAAGCCCGACGTCACCGTGATGCATCCCGGCCCGATGAACCGGGGCGTCGAGATCGCCCAGGACGTCGCCGACGGGAAGCACTCGGTCATTCTGGAACAGGTCACGAACGGCGTGGCGGTCCGGATGGCCGTCCTCTATCTCCTCGCGGGGCGCGATGCGTCCGCGGAAGCCATCTCCGAATCCCCCACCGTGGAGGCCAAGAAGAGTCATGACGAGCCCTCTCTGTCTCCGCGGCGGTAGAGTTCTCGACCCGTCACGCGGGATCGACCGATCGCAGGATCTTTGGATCGACCAGGGTCGGATCGCGGGATGGGGCGAGGACGCGCCCCCGGCCCTCCGCTCCCGGCCCGACGCCGAGATCGTGGACGTCCGCGGCGCGATCGTCTGCCCGGGACTGGTCGACATCCACGTCCACCTGCGCGAGCCCGGCCAGGAGGAGAAGGAGACGATCGAGACGGGGACGCGCGCGGCCGTCCGCGGCGGATTCACCGCGGTCGCCTGCATGCCGAACACCGATCCTCCGCTGGACGAGCGGCCCAGGGTCGAGTACGTCGTCCGCCGTGCCCGGGAGGTCGGCCTCGCGCGGGTCTTCCCGATCGCAGCGGTCACGCGGGGCCAGCAGGGCGAGCAGCTCACCGAGATCCAGGATCTGGTCGAGGCGGGCGCCGTCGCGATCTCCGACGACGGGAAGCCGGTTCGAAACGCCGAGATCATGCGCCGCGCGCTCGAGCTGACGCGGGAGCTAAAGATCCCGGTGATCCAGCACGCCGAGGACCCCGATCTCAAGGGCGCCGGCGTCATGCACGAGGGCTGGGTCTCCACCCGGATCGGCCTCAAGGGGATCCCCGACGCCGCGGAATCGGTGATGGTAGCGCGCGACGCGCTTCTCGCGGAGCTGACGGGAGGCCGGGTGCACGTCGCGCACGTGAGCGCGGCCCGCTCGGTGGAGATCATCCGCCGCGCGAAGGCCCGCGGCATCCGCATGACGGCCGAGACCGCGCCGCATTACCTCGTCCTGACCGACGAGGCGGCGGCGGAATACGACACCCGCGCCAAGATGAACCCGCCGCTCCGCTCGGAGCGGGATCGAGACGCCCTGATCGAGGGAGTCGTCGACGGCACGATCGATTGCCTCGCCACGGACCACGCGCCGCACACCGAGATCGACAAGGACGGAGACTTCGACTCGGCGCCGTTCGGGATCGTCGGCCTGGAGACCGCGCTGGGCGTCTACCTCCGCGCCCTGGTCGAGCCGGGGCACCTGACGCTGCCCGAGCTGATCGCGCGGCTGACCGTCAAGCCCTACGAGGTGCTGGGGAGAGACGGCGGGACGCTCGCTCCAGGGTCGGACGCGGACGTCACGGTCTTCGATCCGTCGCGCCGGTGGACCGTCCGCGCGTCGGAATTCGCGTCGAAAGGGCGGAACACGCCGTTCGACGGCTGGGACCTTCCGGGGCGGATTCTTTTCACGATCGTAGGCGGGCGAATTTGTTACCGGGCAGAGACTTCGGAGGTGACCGTTCGATAGCGGACCCGCCCCGCGCGTGCTACGATACTCTGCTCATGCGACCGTTCCACGCGGGGCCGTCGGGCCTCCGAATCCTCGGACTGATCCTCCTCGTTGCCGCATCCGGATGCGCCTACTACAACACGTTCTATCTCGCGAGGAAGTATTACCGTGAGGGGGCCCGGGCCCAGGAGCGGAGCCTGACCGACGAGCCGTCGCCCGAGGCCGCGACGAAGTACGATCTCGTGATCCGGCAGTGCACCAAGCTGCTCACCGACTATCCCAAGAGCAAATGGGTGGACGATGCCAGCTACATGTTGGGCGCGGCGTTATACGGAAAGCGGGACTACGTTGCCGCGATCAAGCGACTCGAGGAGTTTCCGACCAAGTTCCCGAACAGCCCCTACGTGGCGGACGCGCGGTTCATGGAGGGCCTCTCGCACTACCGGCGGAAGGAATACGCCGATGCCGACTCGATCTTCCGCGACGTGGACACCAGGTTCCCCAAGTTCCCCCGGCGGTGGGAGCTCTACTACTTCGCGGGTGAGACGCAGAGCCAGCTCAAGTATTACCCCGCGGCCGAGTACTGGTACGATCGCGCCCTGGGTGCCGCCAAGGAGCGCCATGAGCGCTCCGACGCCTTCCGGCGTCTCGGCGACTCCTACCTCAGCGCGTCCCGCCCCGACACGGCCGCGGTCCTCTACGCGCGGTGTCTCAAGGTGGAAGACCGGGGGAAGCAGCGGCTTGATGTCGCGCTTGCCCGCGGCGACGCGCTGCGGGAGACGCACCGCTACCAGGACGCCCTCGACTTTCTCCAAGAGTGGAAGATCTATGCGATCGCGGAGAACCGCGAGGGGGAGCTTGGTCTCAGGATCAACGAGTGCCTGGCGCTCCTGGGGCGCGCGAACGAGGCGATCGGAGGCTATCGGAATCTGGTCGAGAAGTTTCCGAGAACGGCTGTCGCGTACGAGGCCCAGTTCCGCATCGGGTATCTCTACGAGTCGGCGTTCCAGGACTTCGACCACGCGGGGCAGGAGTACGACAAGTTGAGGAACCAACCCCAGTCGGAATTCTCCTCGCAGGCCCTGCGGCGCTCGCAGAACCTCTCGACGCTGCGGCAGTACCGGGCCGCGATGGCGTCGGATACGACCCAGGCACGCGCCAGCGCGGCGTTTCTGATGGCGGAGCTTTACTATTTCCAGCTCGAGAAAGCCGATTCGGCGATCATGCATTACCGCCAAGTCGAATGGGAATTCCCGCGGAGCGTCTACGCGGCGAAATCCGCGTATGCGCGCCTCTGGATCACGGCCCACGACCGCGGTGACACGGCCGCGGCGATGGCGTTGACCGACTCGATCGCCGCCAGGTATCACGGCACCCGATACGCCGAGTCGGCGCTCTATCTCTGGAAGCAGTGGAGCGGACGCGTGGACGAGAGGACCGAGCTCTTCGATTCGCTGCTCGCGAACCCCGATACGAGTCGCGCCGGCTCATTCGAGCCGGAGGTGGTCTTCCACCCTCCGCCGTCCGCCGCCGACTCGATGGTGGTGGACCCGCGACAGGGGGTCACGGAGACCCACGCGGACAGCGTCAAGGCCGACTCGCTCCGCGAGAGCGCCAGGAAGATCCGAGAGCG
The DNA window shown above is from Candidatus Eisenbacteria bacterium and carries:
- the pyrR gene encoding bifunctional pyr operon transcriptional regulator/uracil phosphoribosyltransferase PyrR; translated protein: MPAGESVEQVREKAEIIDGEGLRRAISRIAHEIIEKNGGAKDLVLVGIRRRGVPLAHRIAARIREFENVEIPVGALDITLYRDDLQTIAHQPVVGPTDVPVDIDEKVVVLVDDVLFTGRTVRAALDELIDLGRPRAIHLAVIVDRGHREIPIRADYVGKNVPTSRREVIMVKVQEIDGHDGVSIGEMLS
- a CDS encoding dihydroorotase; the encoded protein is MTSPLCLRGGRVLDPSRGIDRSQDLWIDQGRIAGWGEDAPPALRSRPDAEIVDVRGAIVCPGLVDIHVHLREPGQEEKETIETGTRAAVRGGFTAVACMPNTDPPLDERPRVEYVVRRAREVGLARVFPIAAVTRGQQGEQLTEIQDLVEAGAVAISDDGKPVRNAEIMRRALELTRELKIPVIQHAEDPDLKGAGVMHEGWVSTRIGLKGIPDAAESVMVARDALLAELTGGRVHVAHVSAARSVEIIRRAKARGIRMTAETAPHYLVLTDEAAAEYDTRAKMNPPLRSERDRDALIEGVVDGTIDCLATDHAPHTEIDKDGDFDSAPFGIVGLETALGVYLRALVEPGHLTLPELIARLTVKPYEVLGRDGGTLAPGSDADVTVFDPSRRWTVRASEFASKGRNTPFDGWDLPGRILFTIVGGRICYRAETSEVTVR
- a CDS encoding aspartate carbamoyltransferase catalytic subunit, which produces MTGHRKDLLGLEELSAEEIVSILDTARTFREVLDRPIPKVPSLRGMTAANLFFEPSTRTRLSFELAEKRLSADTVSFQTSGSSVSKGETLRDTARNIEAMGIHLVVIRHQSSGAPHYLARHLEAGVINAGDGTHEHPTQGLLDIFTMRERRGRIAGLQVAIVGDVMHSRVARSNIWGLTKLGAQVTIAGPPTMMPAEVERFGVRVAKSVEEAIEGADVVNILRIQLERQRGSLYPSLREYARVYGVTSERLRRAKPDVTVMHPGPMNRGVEIAQDVADGKHSVILEQVTNGVAVRMAVLYLLAGRDASAEAISESPTVEAKKSHDEPSLSPRR
- a CDS encoding glycosyltransferase family 39 protein, translated to MNRTASLNPISRAAIMIAALAFLVRIVFVSVHERPLFSDEVDYDRLGSTLAATGTYSDDGRPTAYRPVGYPGLVAGVYAIGGRRPWAVHLAQAALGGISALMLWLLAGRGRAGLCASGAWALYPPSILYADLLLPETVFTTLLLVGAVLAMRGVFADRRGSLLLGAMVGLLVLLKPMALLLLIALPFAALVDRLRPTHFALLTLGALLVISPWLVRNWIVVGYPTPATSIGANLLIGNNPNATGGYTGQIPPSMIPPESAEAERDAGEISSALGYIGKDPLRFLRNGFGKLAHVFGSEGGMIVWAFHRSPGDRSTPLREKYRSLPLWLHAAVSGPYALAMLLGTLGLFTQPRGPTRAYFLAFLGTSLAVYFVFFGGGRYHFPLMPFFVLFAAQWLAGGPTGPAKPGWKTYAAVAVIWEALIGVWIAEIVLVLRP
- a CDS encoding tetratricopeptide repeat protein; amino-acid sequence: MRPFHAGPSGLRILGLILLVAASGCAYYNTFYLARKYYREGARAQERSLTDEPSPEAATKYDLVIRQCTKLLTDYPKSKWVDDASYMLGAALYGKRDYVAAIKRLEEFPTKFPNSPYVADARFMEGLSHYRRKEYADADSIFRDVDTRFPKFPRRWELYYFAGETQSQLKYYPAAEYWYDRALGAAKERHERSDAFRRLGDSYLSASRPDTAAVLYARCLKVEDRGKQRLDVALARGDALRETHRYQDALDFLQEWKIYAIAENREGELGLRINECLALLGRANEAIGGYRNLVEKFPRTAVAYEAQFRIGYLYESAFQDFDHAGQEYDKLRNQPQSEFSSQALRRSQNLSTLRQYRAAMASDTTQARASAAFLMAELYYFQLEKADSAIMHYRQVEWEFPRSVYAAKSAYARLWITAHDRGDTAAAMALTDSIAARYHGTRYAESALYLWKQWSGRVDERTELFDSLLANPDTSRAGSFEPEVVFHPPPSAADSMVVDPRQGVTETHADSVKADSLRESARKIRERFMKDK
- a CDS encoding SgcJ/EcaC family oxidoreductase; translated protein: MSDDEQAIRELVATWHRATAAGDLQRILSLMTEDAVFLTPGRPPMRGKDAFAAGFRTLIQTHRIESTGTIKEIHIAGDWAHFWAQLSVTTTPLNGPPTRRSGPTLTIVRKQADGVWVLARDANMLTVETPA